The Peptococcaceae bacterium 1198_IL3148 genome includes a region encoding these proteins:
- a CDS encoding dihydroorotate dehydrogenase electron transfer subunit, translated as MSLIVTGTIVKQLQVATNYYLLEITAPQLAQLAQPGQFVHVQCSGNSVPLLRRPISINSVNRRSGTVTILYRVVGEGTRLLADKRVGDLLNVIGPLGKGFSVVSSSSKVILVAGGIGIAPLYFLLQELLAKGVKPTVLIGARTADDLLLISAIKALGVTIEIATEDGSAGVQGRVTELLPKYLPDTDMIYTCGPTPMMQAVALIAQQKDIATEVSLEERMGCGVGACLACSCKIKVGTGNEYKRVCADGPVFNAGEVCWGE; from the coding sequence ATGTCGCTAATAGTAACGGGAACAATCGTGAAACAACTGCAGGTGGCAACTAATTATTACTTGCTGGAAATTACCGCACCGCAGCTGGCCCAACTGGCTCAGCCGGGGCAATTCGTCCATGTGCAGTGCAGTGGTAACAGTGTGCCGCTTTTGAGACGACCAATATCAATTAACAGTGTTAATCGCCGAAGCGGTACAGTGACGATATTATATCGAGTGGTTGGTGAGGGTACTAGACTGTTGGCTGACAAACGAGTTGGTGATTTGTTGAACGTCATTGGACCTTTGGGCAAAGGGTTTAGTGTTGTTAGTTCTTCTAGTAAGGTGATTTTGGTGGCTGGCGGCATTGGTATTGCCCCGCTATACTTTCTGTTGCAGGAATTGTTGGCTAAAGGGGTAAAACCCACCGTGCTTATAGGCGCCCGCACCGCAGATGACTTATTGTTAATATCAGCAATAAAAGCACTGGGCGTAACAATCGAGATTGCCACCGAAGATGGCAGTGCAGGTGTACAAGGTCGAGTGACAGAGCTATTGCCTAAATATTTACCGGATACAGATATGATTTACACCTGTGGCCCGACACCAATGATGCAGGCAGTGGCATTGATAGCTCAGCAAAAGGATATAGCCACCGAAGTATCATTGGAAGAACGGATGGGTTGTGGTGTTGGCGCCTGTTTGGCCTGTAGTTGTAAAATAAAGGTGGGAACTGGTAACGAATATAAACGGGTTTGCGCCGATGGACCGGTATTTAACGCTGGGGAGGTGTGCTGGGGTGAATAA
- a CDS encoding dihydroorotate dehydrogenase: MNNLGNKPSLAVNIGGIGMQNPVTTASGTFGFGQEYSPYIDINRLGAIVVKGTTLRPRQGNVTPRIVETPAGILNSIGLQNPGVDYVLEHYVPYFKSLQVPVIVNISGDTVEDYGKVAEKLSVAGVAGLEVNISCPNVKKGGMAFGSDPTMAAEVTAVVKAAANVPVIVKLSPNVTDITKVAEAVAVAGADALSLINTLLGMSIDIKTRRPVLGNIMGGLSGPAVKPVAVRAVWQVYNAVKLPIIGMGGISNADDALEFILAGASAVAVGTANFVNPRATLEIIDGIERYLVENGIDDISDLVGAAHK; this comes from the coding sequence GTGAATAATCTAGGGAATAAGCCTTCGTTAGCGGTTAATATTGGCGGTATCGGTATGCAAAATCCGGTGACTACCGCCTCTGGCACCTTTGGTTTTGGACAGGAATACAGTCCTTATATTGATATCAACCGTCTAGGTGCCATTGTGGTCAAAGGCACCACCCTTAGGCCCCGGCAGGGCAATGTTACCCCTAGGATAGTGGAAACCCCTGCGGGTATTTTAAATTCCATTGGTTTGCAAAACCCCGGGGTGGACTATGTACTGGAACACTATGTGCCCTATTTTAAGAGCCTACAGGTGCCGGTAATTGTTAATATTTCCGGTGATACCGTGGAGGATTATGGCAAGGTGGCAGAGAAGTTGTCTGTTGCGGGTGTTGCTGGGCTAGAGGTAAACATCTCTTGTCCCAACGTGAAAAAGGGTGGCATGGCCTTTGGCAGTGACCCGACAATGGCTGCTGAGGTGACGGCAGTGGTTAAAGCTGCTGCTAATGTGCCAGTAATTGTCAAACTGTCACCAAATGTCACAGATATTACCAAAGTGGCCGAAGCGGTGGCTGTTGCCGGTGCCGATGCTTTGTCGCTGATCAATACGCTATTAGGCATGTCCATTGACATCAAAACCCGCCGCCCGGTGTTAGGTAATATAATGGGTGGACTATCAGGCCCAGCGGTAAAACCGGTGGCTGTGCGGGCGGTATGGCAGGTTTATAATGCAGTAAAGTTACCGATAATCGGCATGGGAGGCATAAGTAATGCTGACGATGCACTGGAGTTTATTTTAGCCGGCGCCAGTGCGGTGGCGGTTGGTACAGCAAATTTCGTAAATCCTAGGGCTACTTTGGAAATAATAGATGGTATAGAAAGATATTTAGTTGAGAACGGCATAGATGATATAAGCGATTTAGTGGGAGCAGCACATAAGTAA
- the pyrF gene encoding orotidine-5'-phosphate decarboxylase, producing MGKEKLIVALDVDSLDKALRLVDQLQPHVGMFKVGMELYNAVGPQVLHAIHERGGKVFLDLKMHDIPTTVAKAARVLTRHGAAIINVHAAGGLAMLQATASAVQDEAAVQGIKPPQVIAVTVLTSMDQIALNSQLNIPGTVQGQVVRWAKMAQQAGLHGVVASPWEIKAIRETCGDNFVIITPGIRPMGTQKNDQERIMTPKEAVALGATYLVIGRPITAATDPVTAAKAIVAEISEVDGGTTC from the coding sequence ATGGGTAAAGAGAAATTAATTGTCGCCTTGGATGTGGATTCCTTAGATAAAGCACTGCGGTTGGTAGATCAGCTACAGCCCCATGTGGGCATGTTTAAAGTGGGCATGGAACTGTATAATGCCGTCGGTCCTCAGGTACTCCACGCCATTCATGAACGGGGTGGAAAGGTTTTTTTAGATTTAAAAATGCACGATATTCCCACCACAGTGGCTAAAGCGGCCCGGGTGTTAACTAGACATGGGGCAGCTATTATCAATGTGCATGCAGCCGGTGGCTTGGCAATGTTACAGGCCACAGCCAGTGCTGTGCAGGATGAAGCGGCGGTACAGGGTATTAAACCGCCCCAGGTAATTGCGGTGACGGTGCTGACCAGTATGGATCAGATAGCGTTAAACAGTCAATTAAACATTCCAGGCACAGTGCAAGGGCAAGTGGTACGCTGGGCTAAGATGGCCCAACAGGCTGGCTTGCATGGGGTGGTGGCTTCGCCTTGGGAAATTAAGGCCATCAGAGAAACCTGCGGAGACAATTTTGTCATTATTACTCCCGGCATCAGACCAATGGGAACCCAAAAGAACGACCAAGAAAGAATTATGACACCTAAGGAAGCGGTGGCGTTGGGTGCCACTTATTTGGTAATTGGGCGTCCGATAACTGCCGCAACAGACCCAGTGACAGCGGCGAAGGCCATTGTGGCAGAAATATCTGAAGTGGATGGAGGCACAACATGTTAA